One genomic region from Jiangella sp. DSM 45060 encodes:
- a CDS encoding RNA polymerase sigma factor yields MLEQVFRDEWGRVLASLAGYLGDLDRAEEAAQEAFAIAAARWPETGPPDNPAAWLVTTARNRAIDRIRRERTLAGKLHLLPAPEATMDEVDDTVIKDERLELIFTCCHPALALEGQVALTLRALGGLETADIARAFLVSEETMKRRLTRAKAKIKAAGIPFAVPDERLLPDRLDAVLAIIYLIYNEGYSGRVDLGAEAIRLGRVLAALLDDQPEVHGLVALMLIHQARQAARFDGDDLVLLEDQDRSLWDRSLLAAGRAELNRAIELGGGGPYVLQAAIASLQTRERIDWPRVAGLYRRLAELTGSPVVELNRAVALAQAGDPAAALSAVDRLDLDGYLYFHSTRGELLRRLGRDAEAGTAYRRALDLATTTPERRFLTRRLEEL; encoded by the coding sequence ATGCTCGAGCAGGTCTTCCGCGACGAGTGGGGCCGGGTGCTGGCCTCGCTCGCCGGGTACCTCGGCGACCTCGACCGCGCGGAGGAGGCCGCGCAGGAGGCGTTCGCGATCGCCGCCGCGCGCTGGCCCGAGACCGGCCCGCCGGACAATCCGGCCGCGTGGCTGGTGACGACGGCGCGCAACCGGGCCATCGACCGCATCCGCCGCGAGCGGACGCTGGCCGGCAAGCTGCACCTCCTGCCGGCACCGGAGGCCACCATGGACGAGGTCGACGACACCGTGATCAAGGACGAACGGCTCGAGCTGATCTTCACCTGCTGCCACCCGGCGCTGGCGCTGGAAGGGCAGGTGGCGTTGACGCTGCGCGCGCTCGGCGGCCTCGAGACCGCGGACATCGCGCGCGCCTTCCTGGTCTCCGAGGAGACGATGAAGCGCCGGCTGACCCGGGCCAAGGCCAAGATCAAGGCGGCCGGCATCCCGTTCGCGGTGCCCGACGAGCGGCTGCTGCCGGATCGCCTCGATGCCGTGCTGGCGATCATCTACCTGATCTACAACGAGGGCTACAGCGGCCGGGTCGACCTCGGCGCCGAGGCGATCCGGCTGGGCCGGGTGCTGGCCGCGCTGCTGGACGACCAGCCCGAGGTGCACGGGCTGGTCGCGCTCATGCTGATCCACCAGGCCCGCCAGGCGGCCCGGTTCGACGGCGACGACCTCGTGCTGCTCGAGGACCAGGACCGCAGCCTGTGGGACCGGTCGCTGCTGGCGGCCGGCCGGGCGGAGCTGAACCGCGCGATCGAGCTGGGCGGGGGCGGGCCGTACGTGCTGCAGGCGGCCATCGCGTCGCTGCAGACCCGCGAGCGGATCGACTGGCCGCGGGTGGCCGGGCTGTACCGCCGGCTGGCCGAGCTGACCGGCTCGCCCGTGGTCGAGCTGAACCGGGCCGTGGCGCTGGCCCAGGCCGGCGACCCTGCGGCCGCGCTGAGCGCCGTCGACCGCCTCGACCTCGACGGCTACCTGTACTTCCACTCCACTCGCGGCGAGCTGCTGCGCCGGCTGGGCCGCGACGCCGAGGCCGGCACGGCGTACCGGCGCGCGCTCGATCTCGCCACGACGACGCCGGAGCGGCGGTTCCTGACCCGGCGGCTGGAAGAACTCTGA
- a CDS encoding YciI family protein has protein sequence MQYALMFYADRGHEAELSESEQAAAQVEYEALRDDRRFLTGAQLQPPETATTVRVAAGRTLLTDGPFADTKEVLGGICIIEAANLDEAIALAESVPVARHGGVVEVRPLVALR, from the coding sequence ATGCAGTACGCCCTGATGTTCTACGCCGATCGCGGCCACGAGGCCGAGCTGTCCGAGTCCGAGCAGGCCGCGGCACAGGTCGAGTACGAGGCCCTGCGCGACGACCGCCGGTTCCTCACCGGCGCGCAGTTGCAGCCGCCCGAGACGGCCACCACCGTGCGGGTGGCGGCCGGACGGACGCTGCTGACCGACGGCCCGTTCGCCGACACCAAAGAGGTGCTCGGCGGCATCTGCATCATCGAGGCGGCGAACCTCGACGAAGCCATCGCGCTGGCCGAATCCGTCCCGGTGGCCCGCCACGGCGGCGTGGTCGAGGTGCGTCCGCTGGTGGCGCTGCGCTGA
- a CDS encoding beta-galactosidase, which translates to MTLWFGGDYNPEQWPREVWDEDVRLMRRAGVTVATVGVFSWAQLEPEDGRFEFEWLDDVLGRLHAGGIGVDLATATASPPPWALRGYPDIAPVTADGVRLGGGSRQHYSPHSPSYRRLAGRLVRALAERYGSHPALVAWHVNNEFGCHVSRCYGEHAAVAFRAWLRARYGTVDALNAAWGTAFWSQRYANFDEIEPPRAAPTLLNPTQVLDFDRFSSDALLDLHRAEAAILRELSPGVPVTTNFMGPFRGLDYWRWAEEVDLVSDDSYPDPADPDSPATAALGRDLMRSLAGDRPWVLMEQAPSAVNWRLRNAPKPPGGNRVLSMQALARGADGIMYFQWRQAASGAETFHSAMVPHGGPDTRVYREVEALGAELGELGWVERQPVPARVAIVFDWTSWWALEQPSRPTALSYLGIVTDWYRAFWDRSVTVDFVRPGADLSAYSLVVAPVLFAADAAALDGLHAYAASGGTLAVTFQSGVLDESLHVHSSGYLGPLAATLGVRVEEFAPLAGPPGAEPPDIPVDGELGPLTGRLWSEYTHAEGADVLATFAAGDVAGWPAVTRNTAGAGTAWYVATHPDADGLGRVTGALLAAAGVDGVLDRCADGVEAIVRGDATFLLNHRGEERQVVWRGDELVLGPREVRILKQ; encoded by the coding sequence ATGACGCTCTGGTTCGGCGGCGACTACAACCCGGAGCAGTGGCCCCGCGAGGTCTGGGACGAGGACGTGCGGCTCATGCGCCGCGCGGGCGTCACCGTCGCCACCGTCGGGGTGTTCTCCTGGGCGCAGCTCGAGCCGGAGGACGGCCGGTTCGAGTTCGAGTGGCTCGACGACGTGCTCGGCCGGCTGCACGCGGGCGGCATCGGCGTCGACCTCGCGACCGCCACGGCGTCGCCGCCGCCGTGGGCGCTGCGCGGCTACCCGGACATCGCGCCGGTGACGGCCGACGGCGTGCGGCTCGGCGGCGGCAGCCGGCAGCACTACAGCCCGCACTCACCCAGCTACCGGCGGCTGGCCGGGCGGCTGGTGCGGGCGCTGGCCGAGCGCTACGGGTCGCACCCGGCGCTGGTCGCCTGGCACGTCAACAACGAGTTCGGCTGCCACGTGAGCCGCTGCTACGGCGAGCACGCCGCCGTCGCGTTCCGGGCGTGGCTGCGCGCGCGGTACGGCACCGTCGACGCGCTGAACGCGGCGTGGGGGACGGCCTTCTGGTCGCAGCGGTACGCGAACTTCGACGAGATCGAGCCGCCGCGCGCCGCGCCGACGCTGCTCAACCCGACCCAGGTGCTCGACTTCGACCGGTTCAGCTCCGACGCGCTGCTCGACCTGCACCGTGCCGAGGCGGCGATCCTGCGCGAGCTCAGCCCGGGCGTGCCCGTCACCACCAACTTCATGGGCCCGTTCCGGGGGCTGGACTACTGGCGGTGGGCCGAGGAGGTCGATCTCGTCTCCGACGACAGCTACCCCGACCCGGCCGACCCGGACTCGCCGGCGACCGCCGCGCTGGGCCGCGACCTCATGCGCTCACTGGCCGGCGACCGGCCGTGGGTGCTGATGGAGCAGGCGCCGAGCGCGGTGAACTGGCGGCTGCGCAACGCGCCGAAGCCGCCGGGCGGCAACCGGGTGCTGTCGATGCAGGCGCTGGCCCGTGGCGCCGACGGCATCATGTACTTCCAGTGGCGGCAGGCGGCCAGCGGTGCCGAGACCTTCCACTCCGCGATGGTGCCGCACGGCGGGCCGGACACCCGGGTCTACCGCGAGGTCGAGGCGCTCGGCGCCGAACTGGGCGAGCTCGGCTGGGTCGAGCGGCAGCCGGTGCCGGCCCGCGTCGCGATCGTGTTCGACTGGACCTCCTGGTGGGCGCTGGAGCAGCCGTCCCGGCCGACGGCGCTGAGTTACCTCGGCATCGTCACCGACTGGTACCGGGCGTTCTGGGACCGGTCGGTGACGGTCGACTTCGTCCGGCCCGGCGCCGATCTCTCCGCGTACTCGCTGGTCGTGGCGCCGGTGCTGTTCGCCGCTGACGCCGCCGCGCTCGACGGGCTGCACGCGTACGCGGCGTCCGGCGGGACGCTGGCGGTCACCTTCCAGTCCGGCGTCCTCGACGAGTCGCTGCACGTCCACTCGTCCGGCTACCTCGGCCCGCTGGCCGCCACGCTGGGCGTCCGGGTCGAGGAGTTCGCGCCGCTGGCCGGCCCGCCGGGCGCCGAGCCGCCGGACATCCCCGTCGACGGTGAGCTGGGCCCGCTCACCGGCCGGTTGTGGAGCGAGTACACCCACGCCGAGGGCGCCGACGTCCTGGCCACCTTCGCCGCCGGCGACGTCGCCGGCTGGCCGGCCGTCACCCGCAACACCGCAGGCGCCGGCACCGCCTGGTACGTCGCCACCCATCCCGACGCGGACGGCCTCGGCCGGGTGACCGGCGCCCTGCTCGCCGCCGCCGGCGTCGACGGCGTGCTGGACCGCTGCGCCGACGGCGTCGAGGCGATCGTCCGCGGTGACGCGACCTTCCTCCTCAACCACCGCGGCGAGGAGCGCCAGGTGGTCTGGCGGGGCGACGAGCTGGTCCTCGGTCCGCGAGAGGTGCGCATCCTGAAGCAATAG
- a CDS encoding LacI family DNA-binding transcriptional regulator: MAVGRITIEDVAAAAGVSRQTVTRAMNGLPEISARTRDHVLRTAAELGYRPSRFASNLAARRKARSVGLVLGSLRNPYYTELAAELLDVVTPRGWQLLMTSHEQGDDVELVAALSGQTDAIVGYFTGPETALVAAARGVPLVQVERTATVPGMHAVILDFEGAIESLLDELRGRGARRFGLIESGRPDGDYRPTRRRRAYERFAGPGSAARVVVADESIRGGADGLARLRSEHPDVDTVLAFNDLMAMGAIQRAQLDGVAVPADLRVVGVDGLSLGAVMTPSLSTLSIDRRALATEAADIVGTLLDRAEPPPHPSVVRTVTPRPLWRESA, encoded by the coding sequence ATGGCCGTCGGGCGCATCACCATCGAGGACGTCGCGGCCGCGGCCGGCGTCTCCCGGCAGACGGTCACCCGGGCCATGAACGGCCTGCCCGAGATCAGCGCGCGCACGCGCGACCACGTGCTGCGCACCGCCGCCGAGCTGGGCTATCGGCCCAGTCGGTTCGCCAGCAACCTGGCCGCCCGGCGCAAGGCCCGCTCCGTCGGGCTGGTGCTCGGCTCGCTGCGCAACCCCTACTACACCGAGCTGGCCGCCGAGCTGCTCGACGTCGTGACACCGCGCGGCTGGCAGCTGCTGATGACCTCGCACGAGCAGGGCGACGACGTCGAGCTGGTGGCCGCGCTGAGCGGCCAGACCGACGCGATCGTCGGCTACTTCACCGGCCCCGAGACCGCGCTGGTGGCGGCGGCCCGCGGCGTTCCGCTGGTGCAGGTGGAGCGGACGGCCACCGTGCCCGGCATGCATGCGGTGATCCTCGACTTCGAGGGCGCCATCGAGTCGCTGCTGGACGAGTTGCGCGGGCGCGGCGCCCGGCGCTTCGGCCTGATCGAGTCCGGCCGGCCCGACGGCGACTACCGGCCGACCCGCCGGCGGCGGGCGTACGAGCGGTTCGCCGGGCCCGGCTCCGCCGCCCGGGTCGTCGTCGCCGACGAGTCGATCAGGGGCGGCGCCGACGGCCTGGCTCGGCTGCGCAGCGAGCACCCGGACGTCGACACCGTGCTGGCGTTCAACGACCTCATGGCGATGGGCGCCATCCAGCGGGCCCAGCTCGACGGCGTCGCGGTGCCCGCCGACCTCCGCGTTGTCGGCGTCGACGGACTCTCCCTCGGCGCGGTCATGACCCCCTCGCTGTCGACGCTGTCGATCGACCGGCGCGCGCTGGCCACCGAGGCCGCCGACATCGTCGGCACGCTGCTCGACCGCGCGGAGCCGCCGCCACACCCGTCCGTCGTGCGGACGGTGACGCCGCGGCCGCTCTGGCGCGAGTCAGCCTGA
- a CDS encoding GntR family transcriptional regulator, producing the protein MTERAADASGHEPWERLRVDHGSGVPMWVQLKTQLEYVIATGAVPTGTRLPSVRALSGHLGVAIDTIRQAYDELGKTGLVVTQRGAGTFTTLPESVGSDAASPDMTWARADTAVADLVRAGAPPHEAARAMAQRLALLRRGIDVVFVGVAASSARYASLISAQAASDFGPVRPVALEDLRTGPGEPSLGEATYAISLAFHAREVERLLADRPVRVLTLMSRLEEGLLTGLPQHDGRPPVMVARPETRPIYADLLTAQRPDLTDLPFANDSDPDAVAAALRQTDVVLHTSAAAGLVRSLARPGHTLVELTHVPHEKSLHQLIQVLRTDRELMLDLQRLHISTS; encoded by the coding sequence ATGACAGAGCGAGCGGCCGATGCGAGCGGCCACGAGCCGTGGGAGAGACTGCGCGTCGACCACGGATCCGGCGTCCCGATGTGGGTGCAGCTGAAGACCCAGCTCGAGTACGTCATCGCCACCGGCGCGGTGCCCACCGGCACCCGGCTGCCGTCCGTCCGCGCGCTCTCCGGGCACCTCGGCGTCGCCATCGACACCATCCGCCAGGCCTACGACGAGCTCGGCAAGACCGGGCTGGTGGTGACGCAGCGCGGGGCCGGCACGTTCACCACGCTGCCGGAGTCGGTCGGCAGCGACGCCGCCAGCCCGGACATGACGTGGGCGCGGGCCGACACCGCCGTCGCCGACCTCGTCCGCGCCGGTGCACCGCCGCACGAGGCGGCCCGCGCCATGGCGCAGCGGCTGGCGCTGCTGCGGCGAGGCATCGACGTGGTCTTCGTGGGCGTCGCCGCGTCGTCGGCGCGGTATGCGTCGCTGATCTCGGCGCAGGCCGCGTCCGACTTCGGGCCCGTGCGGCCGGTGGCGCTCGAGGACCTGCGGACCGGACCGGGCGAACCGAGCCTGGGTGAGGCGACCTACGCGATCAGCCTGGCCTTCCACGCCCGCGAGGTCGAGCGGCTGCTCGCCGACCGCCCGGTGCGGGTCCTGACGCTGATGTCCAGGCTCGAGGAGGGCCTGCTGACCGGCCTGCCGCAGCACGACGGACGGCCGCCGGTCATGGTCGCGCGGCCCGAGACGCGGCCGATCTACGCGGACCTGCTGACGGCGCAGCGGCCCGACCTGACCGACCTGCCGTTCGCCAACGACTCCGACCCGGACGCCGTCGCAGCCGCGCTGCGGCAGACCGACGTGGTGCTGCACACGTCGGCCGCTGCCGGCCTGGTGCGCTCGCTCGCGCGCCCCGGACACACCCTGGTCGAACTGACGCACGTCCCGCACGAGAAGTCCCTGCACCAGCTGATCCAGGTCCTGAGAACAGACCGTGAACTGATGCTCGACCTGCAACGCCTGCACATCAGCACGTCCTGA